A window of the Streptomyces finlayi genome harbors these coding sequences:
- a CDS encoding alcohol dehydrogenase catalytic domain-containing protein codes for MKAWEVREGTLSWSRLARPEPRPDQTLVEVAFSGVCGSDLAKITKSPIPTPGHTWRPGHEVVGWDLSTPSGPLVVVDPLVPCDSCANCATGAIHLCPGILRLGWDLPGGFAEFVVAPRRNVLPLPEGADPAQAVLADALAVAVHGIRCGLSNHRPGNLAVVGSGPLALCSAAYAASHGWSVTVLVRNAGKLAAVAEHIDATFTSLHEAPRNGFDAVVDAASGRDDRPLDAALSLVRDGGTVLVQNAYDPGVRLHHDLRNVFRRSITITGSFSYCRRHGTGDLPEALQVLAQRPAWADPLVGCRFPLRSLPSAVAAVTTGTGIRPIKAVLVAEAASPA; via the coding sequence ATGAAGGCATGGGAAGTACGCGAGGGCACGCTGTCGTGGTCACGCCTGGCGCGCCCGGAACCGCGGCCGGACCAGACGCTGGTCGAAGTGGCGTTCTCAGGTGTGTGCGGAAGCGACCTGGCCAAGATCACCAAGTCGCCCATTCCCACGCCTGGTCACACCTGGCGCCCAGGCCACGAAGTCGTCGGCTGGGACCTCAGTACCCCCTCCGGCCCTCTTGTGGTGGTCGATCCCCTTGTCCCCTGCGACAGTTGCGCGAACTGTGCGACGGGAGCGATCCATCTCTGCCCGGGCATCCTTCGGCTGGGCTGGGACCTGCCCGGAGGATTCGCAGAGTTCGTCGTTGCACCCCGCCGCAACGTACTGCCTCTGCCTGAGGGGGCCGACCCCGCACAGGCCGTCCTCGCAGACGCCCTCGCGGTCGCTGTCCATGGCATCCGCTGCGGCTTGTCGAACCATCGCCCTGGAAACCTTGCCGTCGTCGGCTCCGGCCCGCTCGCTCTCTGCAGCGCGGCTTACGCCGCTTCCCACGGCTGGTCAGTCACCGTACTCGTCCGCAACGCCGGCAAGCTGGCCGCCGTGGCCGAGCACATAGACGCCACCTTCACGTCCCTCCACGAGGCCCCGAGGAACGGATTCGACGCCGTGGTGGACGCCGCGAGTGGCCGGGACGACCGCCCTCTCGACGCCGCCTTGTCCCTTGTCCGCGACGGCGGCACTGTCCTCGTACAGAACGCCTACGATCCGGGCGTGCGCCTGCACCACGACCTGCGGAACGTCTTCCGCCGGTCGATCACCATCACCGGATCGTTCAGCTACTGCCGCCGGCACGGCACCGGCGACCTGCCGGAGGCCCTGCAGGTGCTTGCCCAGCGCCCGGCGTGGGCTGACCCGCTGGTCGGGTGCCGATTCCCGCTCCGCTCCCTGCCTTCGGCTGTCGCGGCCGTCACCACTGGTACGGGCATTCGACCGATCAAAGCCGTACTCGTTGCCGAAGCGGCTTCGCCCGCATGA
- a CDS encoding HAD family hydrolase has product MTIPSPGPRAYPQALVLDLFGTLVDAPTRAQRLQAAETIAAATAVPAAVIEQAYIDSWAERHDGRLPTLDSLSEHLWQRCGEGTPTPHDLCTVLLRLATARLSASPDVVAVLRTLRERGLRIAVLSDASADIAEAWQGSALSESVDVAVFSCRAGAVKPHISLYRAVTGQLGVAPQDTMYCGDGGGDELRGATAAGLTAVRVERRGGPSTIAFGDRPWHGPSISGVEQLPAFMLASRAPRRPKEGDV; this is encoded by the coding sequence GTGACCATCCCTTCGCCCGGCCCCCGCGCGTACCCACAGGCTCTGGTGCTCGACCTGTTCGGGACACTGGTCGACGCGCCGACACGAGCGCAACGACTCCAGGCAGCCGAGACGATAGCCGCAGCCACCGCGGTACCCGCCGCGGTCATCGAACAGGCGTACATCGACAGTTGGGCCGAACGCCATGATGGACGGTTGCCGACGCTCGACTCGCTCAGCGAACATCTCTGGCAGCGCTGCGGCGAAGGCACGCCAACTCCGCATGACCTGTGCACCGTCCTCCTGCGGCTGGCCACCGCCCGGCTCTCTGCGTCACCCGACGTAGTTGCCGTCCTGCGGACGCTTCGCGAGCGCGGTCTCCGGATCGCGGTGCTCAGCGACGCGTCCGCCGACATCGCCGAGGCATGGCAGGGCTCCGCGCTCAGCGAATCCGTCGACGTCGCGGTCTTCAGTTGCCGCGCGGGAGCCGTCAAACCGCATATCAGCCTCTACCGCGCGGTGACGGGACAACTCGGCGTCGCGCCACAGGACACGATGTACTGCGGAGACGGCGGAGGCGACGAACTGCGCGGAGCGACCGCCGCCGGCCTGACCGCGGTTCGCGTCGAACGCAGAGGCGGCCCCTCAACCATTGCCTTCGGCGACAGGCCCTGGCACGGCCCTTCCATCAGCGGCGTCGAACAACTACCCGCCTTCATGCTGGCCTCGCGAGCACCACGACGACCGAAGGAGGGGGATGTATGA
- a CDS encoding glycosyltransferase family 2 protein, giving the protein MDVDPAASAKVVGNMPPNISVCILSHNYAHFLRQAVESCLAQEPGDYRLEEIVVLDDGSTDRTLEVCAEFGSRIRVIPLPHRGFAATLTESVRHCRGDWVAFLDADDWFAPAKLRTASGYLRTGAMLVQHWEHVVDGDGSPLLPDPHPGGNTSTIIVDRAAALKLLPVTNEKFFHVLDDLGLGARMTHPLTFYRVHGDNMTDRATPGAHQEYMADVCGEIAVRLADLRITPPPWASRSALRRLTWHYRAEARAHEVEAALQRGRRRSAWGPLLRELASTVLAGRNYRDRGPSIHSVLTGRPCVRLAPSPQEEP; this is encoded by the coding sequence ATGGACGTAGATCCCGCAGCATCAGCCAAGGTCGTCGGCAACATGCCCCCCAATATTTCGGTGTGCATCCTCAGCCACAACTACGCCCACTTCCTGCGCCAGGCCGTAGAGAGCTGCCTGGCGCAGGAGCCCGGCGACTACCGCCTGGAGGAGATCGTCGTCCTGGACGACGGATCGACCGATCGGACCTTGGAGGTGTGTGCCGAATTCGGCTCTCGGATTCGGGTGATCCCGCTGCCGCACCGTGGGTTTGCGGCGACACTGACGGAGAGCGTCCGGCACTGCCGTGGCGACTGGGTGGCTTTCCTGGACGCCGATGACTGGTTCGCGCCGGCGAAGCTCCGTACCGCGTCCGGCTATCTCCGGACCGGCGCCATGCTCGTGCAGCACTGGGAGCACGTTGTCGACGGTGACGGCAGCCCTCTGCTGCCCGATCCCCACCCGGGCGGCAACACGAGCACCATCATCGTCGACCGTGCTGCTGCCCTGAAACTGCTGCCGGTGACGAACGAGAAGTTCTTCCACGTGCTCGACGACCTCGGTCTCGGCGCCCGGATGACGCACCCTCTGACGTTCTACCGGGTACACGGCGACAACATGACCGATCGAGCCACCCCTGGTGCCCACCAGGAGTACATGGCGGATGTCTGCGGCGAAATCGCAGTCCGCCTCGCCGACCTTCGGATCACCCCTCCCCCGTGGGCCAGTCGGAGTGCGCTGCGTCGGCTGACATGGCACTACCGGGCGGAGGCCCGAGCCCACGAGGTAGAAGCAGCCCTGCAACGAGGTCGTCGGCGATCGGCCTGGGGGCCGCTGCTGCGCGAACTGGCGTCGACCGTGCTGGCGGGCCGCAACTACCGCGACCGGGGCCCCAGCATTCACAGCGTGTTGACCGGCCGCCCCTGCGTCCGCCTGGCCCCGTCACCGCAGGAGGAGCCGTGA
- a CDS encoding glycosyltransferase, translating to MAYESSITYDWSRAEGRDQHGLGPAGGTSWFHHRVASEYAEIERATRLFRPDVLLVDSFVIGAGLAAEHLGVPWASYVHYLFDEGAETDAMHRVWWEKTGVPEIEAYSAWWDGVRGAVGLGPEPRERQEAPWFRMSPQCTFLLGHPHLRRGTRPLPHFVTRTSLPPWDEPGPASAAASASTASGGRSRVLVANSSAWQDDVDLVRASLEGLSDTDMEILVTVSADHPLGVGTPRNATVLGYYPHADVLPSVDAVVTTSGYGITSKALWFGKPLVTVPRARDQHYVAAAAQEAGCGLTVAWPPKPDAVATAVDTVLSSPALQEHARRLSGPMPGFPSASDVAAEVLSLARRT from the coding sequence ATGGCCTATGAGTCCAGCATCACCTATGACTGGTCCCGCGCCGAGGGACGCGACCAGCACGGTCTGGGCCCTGCCGGCGGCACCAGTTGGTTCCATCACCGGGTGGCCTCCGAGTACGCCGAGATCGAACGAGCCACACGGCTGTTCCGCCCTGACGTCCTGCTGGTTGACTCCTTCGTCATCGGTGCCGGCCTTGCCGCTGAACATCTCGGCGTCCCCTGGGCCTCCTACGTGCACTATCTGTTCGACGAAGGTGCCGAGACCGATGCGATGCACCGCGTCTGGTGGGAGAAGACCGGTGTCCCGGAGATCGAGGCGTACTCCGCTTGGTGGGACGGAGTCCGGGGGGCGGTCGGTCTCGGCCCTGAACCGAGGGAGCGGCAAGAGGCACCGTGGTTCCGGATGTCTCCGCAATGCACCTTCCTCCTCGGCCATCCGCACCTTCGCCGGGGCACTCGCCCACTACCGCACTTCGTCACCCGGACCTCGCTGCCCCCGTGGGACGAGCCCGGGCCGGCTTCTGCGGCCGCCAGCGCGAGTACGGCTTCCGGAGGGCGTTCCCGTGTCCTGGTCGCCAACAGCAGCGCCTGGCAGGACGATGTCGACCTCGTACGCGCGTCCCTGGAAGGGCTCTCGGACACGGACATGGAAATCTTGGTGACCGTCTCGGCGGACCACCCTCTCGGCGTCGGGACTCCGCGCAACGCCACGGTGCTGGGCTACTACCCGCACGCCGACGTGCTGCCGTCGGTGGACGCGGTGGTCACGACCTCTGGGTATGGGATCACCAGCAAGGCGTTGTGGTTCGGCAAGCCGCTCGTCACCGTGCCTCGTGCCCGCGACCAGCACTATGTGGCGGCAGCCGCACAAGAGGCCGGGTGTGGACTCACCGTCGCATGGCCGCCCAAACCGGACGCTGTCGCTACGGCCGTCGACACCGTGCTGTCTTCCCCTGCCCTCCAGGAGCACGCCCGCCGCTTGTCCGGCCCGATGCCCGGTTTCCCGTCGGCGAGCGATGTCGCTGCCGAGGTCCTTTCCCTCGCCCGGAGGACGTGA
- a CDS encoding class I SAM-dependent methyltransferase, translated as MPTNDIAVGNAVEPGLDPDLYFLPYGYEQRGTPEYFVDDEQDGVVWQPDVYPFAAQAALANDCDVVIDLGCGRGGKLVTLQAAQPDWKYIGVDIGPNIAWCQQNLPFGQWVEADLETCRALPLPVEVLRRTVLVCSDVLEHLVHPEVAMDLIGSLLHGGARAAVLSTPARELRAGPADPGPPRNTSHVREWASREFCAFVRARGLEIADFSLTRSDDAGGGKTTQLALIQSRVEPEKGAAR; from the coding sequence GTGCCAACAAACGATATAGCCGTTGGGAACGCGGTCGAGCCAGGGCTCGATCCCGACCTCTACTTCCTTCCGTACGGCTATGAACAGCGGGGTACGCCGGAGTACTTCGTCGATGACGAACAGGACGGTGTCGTCTGGCAGCCGGACGTCTATCCCTTTGCCGCCCAGGCGGCGCTGGCCAACGACTGCGACGTGGTCATCGACCTCGGCTGCGGACGTGGTGGCAAGCTCGTCACCCTGCAAGCCGCACAGCCCGATTGGAAGTACATCGGCGTCGACATCGGCCCCAACATCGCCTGGTGTCAGCAGAACCTGCCGTTCGGGCAGTGGGTCGAAGCGGACTTAGAGACGTGCCGCGCACTTCCGCTACCTGTCGAAGTGCTTCGCCGGACTGTCCTGGTCTGTTCGGACGTGCTTGAGCATCTTGTCCATCCCGAGGTTGCGATGGACCTCATCGGATCGCTCCTCCACGGTGGTGCGCGAGCGGCGGTGCTGTCGACCCCGGCACGCGAGCTGCGGGCCGGCCCCGCGGACCCGGGCCCTCCCCGCAATACCTCCCATGTCCGAGAGTGGGCCAGCCGGGAGTTCTGTGCGTTTGTTCGGGCACGAGGGTTGGAGATCGCCGACTTCTCGCTCACCCGTAGCGACGACGCCGGGGGAGGCAAGACCACCCAGTTGGCACTCATCCAGAGCAGGGTGGAGCCGGAGAAAGGCGCTGCACGATGA
- a CDS encoding helix-turn-helix domain-containing protein, which translates to MTENLTLGDRLRIARRTRKLSAAQLAQKVAVSPSYVQKLESGARKASPSLVLALAKALRFGPEVLTGQPYYGEPEAEDGVHAVIPELRRLLLCYDSPDDLEIAPRALPVLASEVDQVAALRRDARYAPMGPLLPPIITELTHVALGGGNGDQGKAFWHLARAYRAVNSLAHKMGHHDLSNTALERVRWAADHSGDPLMQFTAGYLVAGAMLRQGAYSPARRKLLALRTELERFQPERSFTDDALAVDGALLLKLAVLEARENNSDRADAYLREAEQVAGMAGNRDSLAYEMSFGPTNIRIHEVHAMIDMGDTEQALARLTEWSPVSGGEWTPPATTVGERSSHHFIDVASAKLAVGDRAGAFSDLKRARKVAPNHTRFHPSVRETTAALLRVDAHPSNELSAFGSWAGMSST; encoded by the coding sequence ATGACTGAAAACCTGACGCTGGGAGACCGTCTCCGTATCGCTCGCAGGACACGGAAGCTGTCTGCCGCTCAACTGGCACAGAAGGTCGCAGTCTCCCCGAGCTACGTGCAGAAGCTGGAGTCGGGCGCGCGGAAGGCTTCACCCTCACTGGTGCTGGCGCTCGCCAAGGCGCTGCGCTTCGGCCCTGAGGTTCTGACCGGCCAGCCGTACTATGGCGAGCCGGAGGCCGAGGACGGCGTCCATGCCGTCATCCCTGAGCTTCGCCGCCTCCTGCTCTGCTACGACAGCCCCGACGACCTGGAGATCGCTCCCAGGGCGCTGCCCGTGCTCGCCTCGGAAGTCGACCAGGTGGCGGCCCTGCGCCGCGACGCCCGGTACGCCCCGATGGGCCCCCTGCTGCCGCCGATCATCACCGAGTTGACGCACGTGGCCCTCGGCGGTGGCAACGGCGATCAGGGCAAGGCGTTCTGGCACCTGGCGCGCGCCTACCGCGCCGTGAACTCGCTGGCCCACAAGATGGGCCACCACGATCTGTCGAACACGGCGCTGGAGCGGGTCCGTTGGGCGGCTGACCACTCCGGCGACCCGCTGATGCAGTTCACGGCCGGCTACCTGGTCGCAGGGGCGATGCTCCGCCAGGGCGCCTACTCGCCTGCTCGCCGCAAGCTCCTCGCGCTGCGGACCGAGTTGGAGAGGTTCCAGCCGGAGCGATCCTTTACGGATGACGCGCTCGCTGTCGACGGTGCGCTGCTGTTGAAGCTGGCCGTGCTGGAAGCCCGCGAGAACAACTCGGATCGTGCGGATGCGTACCTGCGCGAAGCCGAGCAGGTGGCAGGTATGGCGGGCAACCGTGATTCCCTGGCGTACGAGATGTCGTTCGGTCCGACGAACATCCGCATCCACGAGGTGCACGCGATGATCGACATGGGCGACACCGAGCAGGCTCTCGCCCGCCTCACCGAGTGGTCTCCGGTTTCTGGCGGCGAGTGGACGCCGCCGGCCACGACCGTCGGGGAGCGGTCGAGTCACCACTTCATCGACGTGGCTTCCGCGAAGCTCGCCGTGGGCGACCGGGCTGGTGCCTTCAGCGATCTCAAGCGTGCTCGGAAGGTTGCTCCGAACCACACGCGTTTCCACCCGTCCGTGCGTGAGACCACTGCGGCACTGCTCAGGGTGGACGCCCACCCCTCCAACGAGCTCTCAGCATTCGGCAGTTGGGCGGGTATGAGCTCAACTTGA
- a CDS encoding amino acid permease translates to MSRLNSTHRATPRKPDDTYLRELGYEPVLTRRMGPFGNFAISFSVISVLSGCMTLYGFGLNTGGPSVMLWGWVLVGAMVLFIGAALAEVTSAYPTSGALYYQAEQLGGRKWGWYTGWLNLLGLLGAIAGIDYGAALFTGAFLNLQWGFEPTPGKIMVIFLCILAVHATLNLFGVRLVSILNSISVVWHLVGVIVIVGALVIVPSHHQSADFMFGEFVNNSGWSSTLYVAVLGLLLAQYTFCGYDASAHLSEETTDAQMSAPRGIIHSIGWSWLAGFVLLAGLTFAIQDYAGTVGTATGVPPAQIFLDALGMASAKALLLVVIAAQLFCGNAETAAASRMVFAFSRDGALPGSHLWRQVDRRTGTPRMAVLLAVVCAAVLALPSMYSPVAYAAITSINVIGITPAYAIPIYLRIKNRRRFQPGPWNLGRWGVTVGTIAVIWVVFVTVLFCLPQVRPAGGALVSVETFNYAPVVLLVVLAAAWGWWHKQGSSYEVPAQNFDRSASTYEDEVV, encoded by the coding sequence ATGTCCCGTTTGAATTCCACCCACCGTGCCACGCCCCGAAAGCCGGACGATACGTATCTGCGGGAGCTCGGCTACGAGCCCGTACTGACTCGGCGCATGGGACCGTTCGGGAACTTCGCCATCTCCTTCTCCGTCATCAGTGTCCTGTCCGGCTGCATGACGCTGTACGGATTCGGCCTGAACACCGGCGGCCCGTCCGTGATGCTGTGGGGCTGGGTGCTCGTCGGCGCCATGGTGCTGTTCATCGGCGCCGCGCTGGCCGAGGTGACCTCCGCCTATCCGACCTCCGGGGCGCTGTACTACCAGGCGGAGCAGCTCGGCGGTCGTAAGTGGGGCTGGTACACAGGCTGGCTGAATTTGCTCGGGTTGCTCGGCGCGATCGCCGGAATCGACTACGGGGCCGCCTTGTTCACCGGCGCGTTCCTGAACCTGCAGTGGGGTTTCGAGCCGACGCCGGGCAAGATCATGGTGATCTTCCTGTGCATCCTGGCCGTGCATGCCACCTTGAACCTGTTCGGGGTACGGCTGGTCAGCATCCTCAACAGCATCAGCGTGGTGTGGCACCTGGTCGGCGTCATAGTGATCGTCGGTGCACTGGTGATCGTGCCCTCCCACCACCAGTCCGCCGACTTCATGTTCGGCGAGTTCGTCAACAACTCCGGCTGGTCCAGCACCCTGTACGTGGCGGTGCTCGGGCTGCTGCTGGCGCAGTACACCTTCTGCGGCTACGACGCGTCCGCGCACCTGAGCGAGGAGACGACTGACGCCCAGATGTCCGCACCGCGCGGGATCATCCATTCGATCGGCTGGTCGTGGCTGGCCGGTTTCGTTCTGCTGGCCGGGCTCACGTTCGCCATCCAGGACTACGCGGGCACCGTGGGCACGGCGACCGGGGTTCCGCCGGCGCAGATCTTCCTCGACGCGCTGGGCATGGCGAGTGCGAAGGCGTTGCTCCTGGTCGTGATCGCCGCGCAGTTGTTCTGCGGCAACGCCGAGACGGCCGCCGCGAGCAGGATGGTGTTCGCGTTCTCCCGTGATGGGGCACTCCCGGGCTCGCACTTGTGGCGGCAGGTGGACCGTCGTACCGGCACCCCGCGCATGGCCGTGCTCCTGGCCGTCGTGTGCGCCGCCGTACTCGCTCTGCCGAGCATGTACAGCCCGGTCGCGTACGCGGCGATCACCAGCATCAACGTCATCGGCATCACCCCGGCCTACGCGATCCCGATCTACCTGCGCATCAAGAACCGCCGCCGGTTCCAGCCCGGTCCGTGGAACCTCGGCCGCTGGGGCGTGACGGTCGGCACGATCGCGGTGATCTGGGTCGTGTTCGTGACGGTGCTGTTCTGCCTGCCGCAGGTCCGCCCCGCCGGCGGCGCTCTGGTGTCCGTCGAGACCTTCAACTACGCGCCGGTCGTCTTGCTCGTCGTCCTTGCGGCGGCCTGGGGATGGTGGCACAAGCAGGGCAGCTCCTACGAAGTCCCGGCGCAGAACTTCGACCGCTCCGCGAGCACGTACGAAGACGAGGTCGTGTGA
- a CDS encoding glutamine synthetase family protein, translating into MTEAATSNGALAHLSTAAAPASGGRSEKGFSLTDLRNLVKAGTIDTVLLAVPDLQGRLKGKRYDANHFLKRVAHHGAEVCAYVLATDVDMSPADGFALTSWETGYQDLSVRPALSTLRVVPWLPRTAIVLGDAVLHDGTPIEVSPRQILHQQLTRLSRHGLHPKAGIETEFVLYKGTYADAEQAGYRDLRPLTTENLDYALDHDPVSDRFCRRLQRALAGAGMPVEAIKTEAGLGQVEVTFPYGDALTACDQHLLFKHAVRTLGSRAGLAPTFMAAPETGRANGLHLHVSLWSKAISQLNEPGSDYELSRIGQHAIAGLLTGLPELALFYAPNVNSYKRFTPGSFAPTTFTWGYDNRTCAVRVVGRGEGLHLEIRVPGADVNPYHALSAVLAAIDHGLQRKLALGPEETGNAYRSGGIPVPPTLSHALTAFQNSAFAEEAFGAEVVEHYARLAHLELDHDQRIVTDAERQRWLARA; encoded by the coding sequence ATGACGGAGGCCGCGACGAGCAATGGCGCTCTGGCCCACCTCAGCACGGCAGCCGCTCCAGCTTCGGGTGGGCGCTCGGAGAAAGGCTTCTCTCTGACTGACCTGCGCAACCTCGTCAAGGCGGGCACGATCGACACCGTGCTGCTGGCCGTCCCCGATCTGCAGGGCAGGCTGAAGGGGAAGCGGTACGACGCGAACCACTTCCTCAAGCGCGTCGCGCATCACGGCGCCGAGGTGTGCGCCTACGTCCTGGCCACCGACGTCGACATGAGCCCGGCGGACGGCTTCGCACTGACCTCGTGGGAGACCGGCTACCAGGATCTGTCCGTGCGACCGGCGCTGTCGACCCTGCGCGTGGTGCCGTGGCTGCCGCGCACCGCCATCGTGCTCGGCGACGCCGTGCTCCATGACGGAACACCCATCGAGGTCTCGCCTCGCCAGATCCTCCACCAGCAGTTGACCCGGTTGTCCCGGCACGGACTGCACCCCAAGGCGGGGATCGAGACCGAGTTTGTCCTCTACAAGGGCACCTACGCGGACGCGGAACAGGCCGGCTATCGGGACCTGCGGCCGTTGACGACGGAGAACCTGGACTACGCCCTCGACCACGATCCGGTCTCCGACCGATTCTGCCGCCGCCTTCAGCGGGCGCTGGCCGGCGCCGGGATGCCCGTGGAAGCGATCAAGACCGAGGCCGGCCTTGGCCAGGTCGAGGTGACCTTTCCCTACGGTGACGCGCTCACCGCCTGCGATCAGCACCTGCTCTTCAAGCACGCGGTGCGCACCCTGGGCTCGCGCGCCGGTCTGGCACCCACGTTCATGGCGGCCCCGGAAACCGGCCGGGCCAACGGCCTGCACCTGCATGTGTCGCTGTGGTCGAAGGCCATCAGCCAACTCAACGAGCCCGGCAGCGACTACGAGCTGTCCCGGATCGGGCAGCATGCCATCGCGGGTCTGCTCACCGGCCTGCCCGAGCTGGCCCTGTTCTACGCGCCCAACGTCAACTCCTACAAGCGGTTCACGCCCGGCTCGTTCGCACCAACCACGTTCACGTGGGGCTACGACAACCGCACCTGCGCGGTCCGGGTCGTCGGCCGGGGCGAAGGTCTGCACTTGGAGATCCGTGTGCCGGGTGCGGACGTCAACCCTTACCACGCCCTGTCCGCCGTCCTGGCGGCGATCGACCACGGTCTTCAGCGGAAGCTCGCCCTTGGTCCCGAAGAGACCGGCAACGCCTACCGCTCGGGTGGGATCCCCGTGCCACCCACCCTCAGCCACGCTCTGACCGCCTTCCAGAACAGCGCCTTCGCGGAGGAAGCCTTCGGCGCCGAGGTGGTCGAGCACTACGCCCGGCTCGCCCACCTGGAACTCGACCACGACCAACGCATAGTCACCGATGCCGAGCGGCAGCGGTGGCTGGCCCGCGCCTGA
- a CDS encoding LuxR C-terminal-related transcriptional regulator produces the protein MSARPARPSPPLLDLTPAQARIANKIAQGQSTETIASDLTITAGTINVQMKHCGQKLGVRGRAAVVHACYVTEQLQRPEKAAFPEAFSETEIKTWRMVATGATSKDYAQKAGISRDEALRRVRAMRERVKADNDPHLVTLGWRYEVLDESLVEMVSGTVLPVLARR, from the coding sequence GTGAGTGCCCGACCGGCGCGTCCGTCCCCTCCGCTGCTTGATCTCACACCAGCACAGGCTCGGATCGCCAACAAGATCGCGCAGGGACAGAGCACCGAAACGATCGCCTCCGACCTCACGATCACCGCCGGAACCATCAACGTGCAGATGAAGCACTGCGGCCAGAAACTCGGCGTGCGCGGTCGCGCGGCCGTCGTCCACGCCTGCTACGTCACCGAGCAGCTCCAGCGCCCCGAGAAGGCCGCCTTCCCGGAGGCCTTCTCGGAGACGGAGATCAAGACGTGGCGCATGGTCGCCACCGGTGCGACCTCGAAGGACTACGCGCAGAAAGCCGGCATCAGCCGCGACGAAGCTCTGAGGCGGGTCAGGGCGATGCGAGAGCGCGTCAAGGCGGACAACGACCCGCACCTTGTGACGCTCGGCTGGAGATACGAGGTGCTCGACGAGTCTCTCGTCGAGATGGTCTCAGGCACCGTCCTTCCGGTCCTGGCGCGCAGATGA
- a CDS encoding 3-deoxy-manno-octulosonate cytidylyltransferase, whose amino-acid sequence MEAKRLDGAVVATDDERIEAACRQLGIEYIRTGEHLTGTDRVAEVAERLQAEAYINVQGDEPFISPTAIDVISEALEHLPSSTLAVNAYTELDDPGAVLDHNVVKVVIAAHGKALMFSRQPIPYPKGDRPKYLRQLGLYGFTGPALQRFRQLQQGPLERAEGVEMLRFVEHGHAVQMVPVLDDGVAVDTPEDLARAASREPPCRAGREAHHEW is encoded by the coding sequence CTGGAAGCCAAACGTCTCGACGGTGCCGTCGTGGCGACCGACGACGAACGCATCGAAGCCGCATGTCGCCAACTGGGCATCGAGTACATCCGGACCGGAGAGCACCTCACCGGCACCGATCGCGTCGCGGAGGTCGCCGAGCGCCTGCAAGCCGAGGCGTACATCAACGTGCAGGGCGACGAGCCGTTCATCTCGCCGACCGCCATCGACGTCATCTCCGAGGCCCTGGAGCACCTGCCGTCGAGCACGCTCGCCGTGAACGCCTACACCGAGCTGGACGACCCCGGCGCCGTCTTGGACCACAACGTCGTCAAGGTCGTCATCGCGGCCCACGGCAAGGCCCTTATGTTCTCGCGCCAGCCCATCCCCTACCCGAAGGGTGACCGACCGAAGTATCTCCGCCAGTTGGGCCTCTACGGCTTCACCGGCCCAGCTCTCCAGCGCTTCCGACAGCTCCAGCAGGGGCCCCTGGAGCGCGCCGAGGGAGTGGAGATGCTCCGCTTCGTCGAACACGGACACGCCGTACAGATGGTCCCTGTCCTGGACGACGGGGTAGCAGTGGACACCCCGGAGGATCTTGCGCGAGCCGCGAGCCGCGAGCCTCCTTGCCGAGCAGGCCGGGAGGCTCATCACGAGTGGTAG